From Pelosinus fermentans DSM 17108, the proteins below share one genomic window:
- a CDS encoding bacteriohemerythrin, with protein sequence MVKWEDKYSLGVESIDEQHKELFRIANRIYELLKNEMILDKYDHIMEIIDELKNYTVDHFKDEEEYMKSIGYKKFLSHKVAHTDFLDKMENIDVNKIDNGHNEYLLSILDFVCLWLVEHIMKEDKLIVA encoded by the coding sequence ATGGTAAAATGGGAAGACAAATATAGCCTGGGAGTAGAATCTATTGATGAACAGCATAAAGAACTATTTCGAATAGCAAATCGAATTTATGAGCTTTTGAAAAATGAAATGATCTTGGATAAATATGATCATATTATGGAAATCATTGACGAGTTAAAAAACTATACAGTAGATCACTTTAAAGATGAAGAAGAGTATATGAAAAGTATTGGCTATAAAAAGTTTCTTTCCCATAAGGTTGCACACACTGACTTTTTAGATAAAATGGAAAATATCGACGTCAATAAAATTGATAACGGGCATAATGAATATTTACTAAGCATATTAGATTTTGTATGCCTTTGGCTTGTGGAACACATTATGAAAGAGGACAAACTAATCGTGGCCTAA
- a CDS encoding M18 family aminopeptidase, whose product MIEELEFAQELIDFIYESPTAFHAVDTIKKRLHHSGFIEVREDETWNLKKGGKYFVTKNDSAIAAFVLGIGNLEERGFKIIGAHTDSPTFRIKPAPEMVSEGNYIRLNTEVYGGPILNTWLDRPLGVAGRITVRSENILYPATKLVNIKKPILIIPNLAIHMNREINKGIELNPQRDTLPLLAHVNERLEAGNYLLNEIANELKVDAASIIDFDLYLYEYEKGSIIGLANEFISSGRLDDLAMVHASLEALLRAPAAQATNVLIAFDNEEIGSRTKQGGDSPFLSTVLERILISQGKGREEFFRSLAKSFMISADLAHAVHPNMGEKHDPVNRPILNKGPVIKISAKQSYTTDSNSDAVYEEICKKAGVPVQKFLNRSDLAGGSTIGPITSAHLAIRSVDMGTPILAMHSVRELGGVLDHTYVTASFEEFYKL is encoded by the coding sequence ATGATAGAAGAATTAGAGTTTGCTCAGGAACTTATTGACTTTATTTATGAAAGTCCAACGGCTTTTCATGCTGTGGATACAATAAAAAAGCGACTGCATCATAGCGGTTTTATAGAAGTTCGGGAAGATGAAACATGGAATCTTAAAAAAGGTGGTAAATATTTTGTAACCAAGAATGATTCTGCAATAGCTGCTTTTGTTCTGGGAATTGGAAATCTGGAGGAGCGGGGCTTTAAGATAATAGGAGCGCACACCGATTCACCGACGTTTAGAATTAAGCCTGCACCAGAGATGGTTAGTGAAGGAAACTATATCAGACTCAATACAGAAGTGTATGGCGGTCCTATCCTAAACACCTGGCTGGATCGTCCTTTAGGTGTAGCGGGAAGAATTACGGTAAGAAGTGAAAATATCTTGTATCCAGCAACTAAGCTTGTAAATATAAAAAAACCGATCCTTATTATTCCGAACCTTGCAATCCATATGAACAGAGAAATTAATAAAGGTATAGAACTAAATCCGCAAAGAGATACACTGCCACTTTTGGCCCATGTAAATGAAAGGTTAGAAGCGGGAAATTATCTGCTCAATGAGATTGCAAATGAATTGAAGGTAGACGCAGCAAGTATTATTGATTTTGATTTATACCTTTATGAATACGAAAAGGGCAGTATCATTGGTCTTGCTAATGAGTTTATATCATCAGGAAGATTAGATGATTTAGCGATGGTTCATGCAAGTCTGGAGGCACTCTTAAGAGCCCCGGCAGCACAAGCAACAAATGTACTGATTGCCTTTGATAATGAAGAAATAGGAAGTAGGACCAAGCAGGGAGGAGATTCACCATTTCTTTCTACGGTCTTAGAAAGGATATTGATATCCCAGGGCAAGGGACGAGAAGAATTTTTTCGATCACTGGCAAAATCTTTTATGATTTCTGCAGACCTTGCCCATGCCGTACATCCTAATATGGGGGAAAAGCATGATCCTGTAAATAGACCTATTTTAAATAAAGGACCTGTGATTAAAATTAGTGCCAAGCAAAGCTACACTACCGATAGTAATTCTGATGCAGTTTACGAAGAAATATGCAAAAAAGCAGGGGTACCTGTACAAAAATTTCTTAATCGCTCTGACTTAGCAGGCGGCTCCACCATTGGTCCTATTACATCGGCTCATTTAGCGATACGCTCTGTGGACATGGGAACTCCTATACTTGCTATGCATTCTGTCAGGGAATTGGGCGGGGTCTTAGATCATACGTATGTAACAGCATCTTTTGAAGAATTTTATAAGTTGTAA
- a CDS encoding YIEGIA domain-containing protein encodes MDGRGPMIISTEDLWLIIIAIAMGTMARLLVLKVDYKQYPSYPNGVLIHVVLAFVAASIGAVAIPAIKSNNYTAVTFLALAVQNFRDVRKTERESLKDLEETEYTPRGNAYIDGIAKTFEARNYFALVVSLSSAASMEIVAALHIGIMFQVVAGVLAGYIVYQVISRFSKGKSVGDVAAVRLAEIKVEGCEVSVEGTFVTNLAGTQNAQKMIAKEGVAVIIEPNQKHSAIALHNFGQRKAILFEATRTLGAKRYNFTRKDYETGRIIILFVPIVRDLEKLIDVVKNTPLLESVKKSHAVLRSKAVED; translated from the coding sequence ATGGATGGACGCGGACCAATGATTATATCTACTGAAGATTTGTGGTTAATCATTATCGCAATCGCAATGGGAACAATGGCAAGGCTGCTTGTACTAAAGGTCGATTATAAACAATATCCTTCCTACCCCAATGGAGTTCTCATTCATGTAGTGCTGGCATTTGTAGCCGCATCCATTGGAGCCGTTGCCATTCCAGCTATCAAGTCGAACAATTACACGGCTGTCACTTTTCTTGCATTGGCTGTTCAAAATTTTCGTGATGTTAGAAAAACGGAAAGAGAGAGCTTGAAAGATTTGGAGGAGACCGAGTACACTCCTCGTGGGAATGCGTACATAGATGGAATCGCCAAGACTTTTGAAGCAAGAAATTATTTTGCATTGGTTGTTTCTCTGTCGTCGGCTGCTTCTATGGAGATCGTTGCTGCACTGCACATCGGTATAATGTTTCAAGTGGTGGCAGGGGTTCTTGCCGGATATATTGTTTATCAGGTAATTAGCAGATTTTCCAAGGGGAAAAGTGTCGGGGATGTTGCAGCTGTTCGTCTTGCCGAAATAAAAGTAGAAGGCTGCGAAGTTTCTGTAGAAGGTACCTTTGTAACCAATCTTGCAGGAACTCAGAATGCTCAGAAGATGATTGCGAAGGAAGGAGTAGCGGTTATCATTGAACCCAACCAGAAACATTCTGCTATTGCACTTCATAATTTTGGGCAGCGGAAGGCAATTCTTTTTGAAGCGACTCGGACACTTGGGGCTAAGCGATATAATTTCACACGCAAAGATTATGAAACGGGGAGAATCATCATATTATTTGTACCTATCGTTAGAGATCTTGAGAAACTGATTGACGTAGTTAAGAATACACCATTATTGGAATCCGTTAAAAAGAGTCATGCCGTATTACGATCAAAAGCAGTGGAGGATTAA
- a CDS encoding capping complex subunit for YIEGIA: protein MGNESSQKQTAAIIAAVTLSNHKILSAGEAFVLEAKDEEEQQKLTLEIAKTVKGDVTQLSNGIYLILKS from the coding sequence ATGGGAAATGAAAGTTCACAAAAGCAGACAGCAGCAATCATTGCTGCTGTTACTCTCTCAAATCATAAAATACTAAGTGCAGGTGAAGCATTCGTCCTTGAGGCTAAGGATGAAGAAGAGCAGCAAAAGCTAACACTTGAGATAGCAAAGACAGTAAAAGGGGATGTAACACAATTGAGTAATGGGATCTATTTGATTCTTAAAAGTTAA
- a CDS encoding DUF421 domain-containing protein, translating to MGTLDFSLIWKTLLTILYGTLILRIAGRKSLAQMTVAQTVVMLAVGTVLIEPLVGAELIDTFVLVAVAVFTLIAIEYSEIRFPFLKKIFTGHPVVLIENGEMKRERLKQVRMTIQQLEMELRQASISKVSDVKWGTIEPNGRFGFILKDELQPVDRWEFERLLDRLANIEKSITNHSNEAFDAPPPAPIGNEIRDPHSEEDVFEKLVDNDKKTLGWAAFKK from the coding sequence TTGGGTACTCTTGATTTCTCCCTTATTTGGAAAACCTTGCTCACGATACTTTACGGCACACTTATTTTACGCATTGCAGGACGTAAATCCCTAGCCCAAATGACCGTAGCACAAACGGTAGTCATGTTAGCAGTGGGTACCGTTCTAATTGAACCCCTTGTAGGAGCTGAACTAATCGATACCTTTGTGCTAGTTGCAGTTGCTGTGTTTACTCTGATCGCAATTGAGTACTCTGAAATCAGATTTCCATTCTTAAAGAAAATTTTTACCGGACATCCTGTAGTGCTCATTGAAAATGGAGAAATGAAACGAGAAAGGCTCAAACAAGTTCGAATGACAATTCAACAACTAGAAATGGAACTTCGTCAAGCAAGTATTTCTAAAGTATCTGATGTAAAATGGGGAACCATTGAACCCAATGGACGATTTGGATTTATACTCAAGGATGAATTACAACCTGTTGACCGCTGGGAATTTGAACGCTTGCTTGATCGATTGGCAAACATCGAAAAATCTATAACAAATCATTCTAATGAAGCTTTCGATGCTCCTCCTCCAGCACCTATTGGAAATGAAATAAGAGATCCCCACTCGGAAGAAGATGTTTTTGAAAAATTAGTAGACAACGATAAAAAAACTCTGGGCTGGGCAGCCTTTAAAAAATAG
- a CDS encoding VOC family protein, with the protein MRQKLNLITLGVKELAVSLEFYRDGLGWKPSNASQNSIIFFDLGGVGLALYPRNLLAEDITVSAEGTGFSGITLAHNAKSIEEVDAVLFKAEKAGAKIIKKAQNVFWGGYSGYFADPDGHLWEVAWNPMISFDEKDALIL; encoded by the coding sequence GTGCGACAAAAGTTAAACTTAATTACCTTAGGAGTGAAAGAGTTAGCTGTATCTCTTGAGTTTTATCGGGATGGCTTAGGCTGGAAACCTTCCAATGCGAGTCAGAATAGTATTATTTTCTTTGATTTAGGCGGTGTGGGTTTAGCCTTGTATCCTAGGAATTTACTTGCAGAAGATATAACCGTAAGTGCAGAAGGTACAGGTTTTTCAGGAATTACGTTAGCACACAATGCTAAAAGTATAGAAGAGGTTGATGCGGTTTTATTTAAGGCTGAAAAAGCAGGTGCAAAGATCATAAAAAAAGCCCAGAATGTTTTCTGGGGTGGTTATAGCGGTTACTTCGCCGATCCTGATGGTCATTTATGGGAAGTTGCCTGGAACCCCATGATCAGCTTTGATGAAAAAGATGCTTTAATCTTGTAA
- a CDS encoding Cof-type HAD-IIB family hydrolase, with amino-acid sequence MKLIVSDLDGTFLDSNHEVIEENVAALKAAQSKGMEIAIATGRNYGNVLALCQRAGLKPHVISNNGAFVYDKNGNQIKAIGLDKDHVKEALDWLNYRKYFYTLCTDHFVYIPANAHTILTRDYENAINHVKKMTPEKLKEGIDIFLTLDSAVFVNNFNEVLEQDFVFGNISAITLDGDKLRHGREYFSNYAGMSMTIAGKDIFEMIHPSASKGNALEALTAHLDISLDHVMAFGDNYNDISMLQRVGFSVAVENAEDDVKKICKYVSLSNDDKGVAYMIHKLLG; translated from the coding sequence ATGAAATTAATCGTATCTGATTTAGATGGCACTTTTCTGGATTCGAATCATGAGGTTATTGAAGAAAATGTTGCAGCCCTTAAGGCAGCTCAAAGCAAAGGAATGGAAATTGCGATTGCAACAGGCAGAAATTATGGAAATGTTTTGGCGCTATGCCAACGTGCCGGACTTAAACCTCACGTAATATCAAATAATGGTGCATTTGTGTATGATAAAAATGGAAATCAGATAAAAGCGATTGGTTTGGATAAAGATCACGTAAAAGAAGCTCTTGATTGGCTTAACTATCGTAAGTATTTCTATACATTATGTACGGATCATTTCGTATACATCCCAGCTAATGCGCATACGATCTTAACCCGTGATTATGAAAATGCAATTAACCATGTCAAGAAGATGACACCTGAGAAGCTTAAGGAAGGAATCGATATTTTTCTAACCTTAGATAGTGCAGTGTTTGTCAATAATTTTAATGAAGTGCTAGAGCAAGATTTTGTTTTTGGTAATATTTCAGCGATCACTTTGGATGGTGATAAGTTGCGTCATGGGAGGGAGTATTTTAGTAATTATGCAGGTATGTCAATGACCATAGCGGGCAAGGATATTTTTGAAATGATTCATCCCTCTGCATCCAAAGGTAATGCATTAGAGGCTTTGACAGCACATTTAGATATTTCGTTAGATCATGTAATGGCATTTGGTGATAACTATAATGACATTTCTATGCTGCAAAGAGTCGGTTTCAGTGTAGCAGTTGAAAATGCGGAAGACGACGTCAAAAAAATCTGTAAGTATGTATCTCTTTCGAATGACGATAAGGGTGTAGCCTATATGATACACAAGCTTCTGGGTTAA
- a CDS encoding energy transducer TonB, with product MSYAFHWRKAMAVSFFLHIILLVTAGYIASGFTASLPVQEEVILEMDLMSDPADRAGNSPSLPEPQHSQDIPKPIPTEAAPVEKIQTPTPVVKSEAVVTASDMTMTEAEAPSSSSSSSSSETSSSSSTAASAPVSGGGSRGGIAAPGILSKVDPSYPSDARQAGLEGTAVLRVQILANGRPGEISVSRSTGHSSLDDAAVTAVAKWRFVPAKDRDSGKTVACYTSLPVSFRLK from the coding sequence ATGTCCTATGCATTTCATTGGCGTAAAGCCATGGCTGTATCTTTTTTCCTTCATATTATCCTTTTGGTGACGGCGGGCTATATCGCTTCTGGATTTACAGCTTCCTTGCCAGTACAAGAAGAGGTCATCCTAGAAATGGATTTAATGAGTGACCCGGCAGATCGAGCTGGAAATAGTCCATCTCTACCGGAGCCTCAGCATTCCCAGGATATACCAAAACCAATTCCAACGGAAGCAGCACCAGTAGAAAAAATTCAAACACCTACTCCAGTTGTCAAATCAGAGGCTGTTGTTACAGCCAGCGATATGACCATGACGGAGGCTGAAGCGCCAAGTTCCTCCTCCTCGTCATCATCCAGCGAAACTAGCAGTTCTAGCAGTACTGCAGCATCTGCCCCAGTAAGCGGCGGCGGTTCCCGCGGCGGTATTGCTGCACCAGGTATCTTATCCAAAGTAGATCCCTCCTACCCATCAGATGCCAGACAGGCTGGTTTGGAAGGTACTGCGGTACTACGAGTGCAGATTCTAGCAAATGGTCGTCCTGGTGAAATTTCTGTAAGCCGCTCTACTGGTCATTCATCCCTAGATGATGCAGCAGTAACTGCAGTAGCAAAATGGAGATTCGTACCGGCTAAAGATAGGGATAGCGGCAAAACAGTAGCATGTTATACATCATTGCCAGTATCCTTTCGCTTGAAGTAG
- a CDS encoding ExbD/TolR family protein has translation MRLRSLRVDSQPQLMIIPMIDIIFFLLVFFMMSTLYMVEQHTIPVNLPQAASVQQDKPSSINITVLDNGSVMFNQEEIPLNLLAKRVSLELGKQPDNVFVLRGDKQVPYGQVIAVLDELKLAGAHRVSVAAEKVR, from the coding sequence ATGAGATTGCGTAGTTTACGAGTAGATAGTCAACCACAATTGATGATTATCCCTATGATTGATATTATTTTCTTTTTATTAGTGTTTTTTATGATGAGTACTCTTTATATGGTAGAGCAGCACACCATTCCAGTGAATCTGCCCCAGGCAGCATCTGTTCAGCAGGATAAACCCAGCAGTATAAATATTACAGTCCTGGATAATGGCAGTGTAATGTTTAATCAGGAAGAAATACCGCTAAACTTGCTGGCTAAACGAGTCAGTCTGGAACTGGGAAAACAACCGGATAATGTTTTTGTCCTAAGAGGCGATAAACAAGTACCATACGGTCAAGTAATCGCCGTTCTGGACGAACTAAAGTTAGCCGGAGCTCACCGAGTATCGGTAGCGGCAGAGAAAGTGAGGTAA
- a CDS encoding MotA/TolQ/ExbB proton channel family protein, with translation MEFLNHSIELFHKGGPVMYLLAICSLFVVAIAVERVLYYKNTFANTQVFHQALQPLLEKQRLNDAIQLCEQKPHTLSQVTLAGLLASQRNGQVENALESSATLAADRLRERLDDLSTIVTLAPLLGLLGTVIGMINSFSVFNVQSGQPMAITGGVGEALVATATGLSVATLALVSHSYFSRRVNRMISDIEQTAALVISYMPLKKAARRETHEIA, from the coding sequence ATGGAATTTTTAAATCATTCAATAGAATTGTTTCACAAGGGCGGTCCTGTCATGTATCTTTTAGCGATCTGCTCGCTATTCGTGGTGGCAATTGCCGTCGAACGCGTTTTGTATTACAAAAATACATTTGCTAACACACAGGTCTTTCATCAGGCACTGCAGCCTTTATTGGAAAAGCAGCGTTTGAATGATGCCATTCAATTATGTGAGCAGAAGCCACATACACTCTCACAAGTAACCTTAGCAGGGCTTTTGGCTTCCCAGCGAAACGGTCAAGTAGAAAATGCTTTGGAAAGCAGTGCCACATTAGCAGCTGATCGTCTGCGGGAACGCCTGGATGATCTGAGCACGATTGTTACTCTGGCCCCACTGCTTGGGCTATTAGGAACCGTTATCGGCATGATCAATTCCTTTAGCGTATTTAACGTACAGTCTGGACAGCCTATGGCCATTACAGGCGGTGTCGGAGAGGCACTAGTTGCCACTGCAACAGGTCTTAGTGTTGCGACATTGGCTCTTGTTTCCCACAGCTACTTTTCTCGAAGAGTTAACCGTATGATCAGTGATATTGAGCAAACAGCCGCATTAGTCATCAGCTATATGCCATTAAAAAAAGCAGCACGGAGAGAAACACATGAGATTGCGTAG
- a CDS encoding TolC family protein → MNFRRTFFCAGITLLCWSAPNWGYTAPLALTLPESIHLALTRSHAVKIAELDAAKASLEIKKNKSTYWPTVSMTHEQTQIEKSPKPEYGNYLTAKLPLSDGGRTKSLVMQSQEFYEGTADNLEHTKQQVTASTMLAYYNALQAKNREDLAKLAVENLTQHLTQIKLQDATKNDFKRNVQRTEAKLAQARQNYIRIHNERQLVTSQLISLLQLKPDQELTLSEIPGQSAPETLDLAIQAALRQRNDLKQARKEQNVAQWGIKVAASNKRPNVYLLFVASDLWLPEQYWYTTVSVSTNLFDAGRANIEVRQASLEEAKAQECLEQKIEKITQETREAFYYFQQADTAMKETAQFLGKATEDYETAIAEFQSEKANNEDVLNFYSILAEAKASNVNALYDYHKCRVKLLQATGMLPVSW, encoded by the coding sequence ATGAACTTTCGTCGGACTTTTTTCTGTGCCGGCATCACTCTTCTTTGCTGGAGCGCACCAAACTGGGGCTATACCGCCCCTCTTGCCCTCACCCTTCCTGAGAGCATACACTTGGCGCTAACCCGCAGTCATGCAGTAAAAATAGCGGAGCTAGATGCGGCCAAAGCCTCCTTGGAAATCAAGAAAAATAAGTCTACTTATTGGCCTACCGTCAGTATGACCCATGAGCAGACCCAAATTGAAAAATCACCTAAGCCGGAATACGGCAACTACTTGACAGCCAAACTTCCTTTGTCTGATGGAGGTAGAACCAAAAGCTTGGTAATGCAGTCACAAGAGTTTTATGAGGGAACTGCTGATAATCTGGAACATACCAAGCAGCAGGTAACTGCTAGTACAATGCTGGCTTATTACAATGCATTGCAAGCTAAGAACCGCGAAGATCTAGCGAAATTGGCTGTAGAAAACCTGACCCAGCATTTGACACAAATCAAACTTCAGGATGCTACGAAAAATGACTTTAAAAGAAATGTACAGCGAACTGAAGCGAAACTGGCACAAGCCCGGCAAAATTACATTCGTATACATAATGAGCGCCAGTTAGTCACTAGTCAGCTAATAAGCCTTCTCCAGCTTAAGCCAGATCAGGAATTGACGTTGTCGGAAATACCGGGACAGTCTGCCCCTGAAACCTTGGATCTTGCCATCCAGGCCGCATTACGCCAGCGCAATGATTTAAAGCAAGCCCGCAAAGAACAGAACGTAGCTCAATGGGGTATAAAAGTCGCTGCCAGCAACAAGCGTCCTAATGTTTACTTACTCTTTGTCGCCAGTGACCTGTGGCTGCCAGAACAGTATTGGTACACCACTGTTAGTGTATCCACTAACTTGTTTGATGCTGGTCGAGCTAATATAGAAGTTCGCCAGGCCAGCTTAGAAGAAGCGAAAGCGCAAGAGTGCCTGGAACAGAAAATTGAGAAAATCACTCAAGAAACCAGAGAAGCGTTCTATTACTTTCAACAAGCTGATACTGCAATGAAGGAAACTGCTCAATTCCTTGGTAAAGCCACAGAGGATTATGAAACCGCTATTGCGGAGTTCCAATCTGAAAAAGCCAATAATGAGGATGTTCTAAATTTCTATAGTATACTGGCCGAGGCTAAAGCCAGCAATGTGAATGCCCTCTATGATTACCACAAATGCCGGGTAAAACTACTGCAAGCTACTGGTATGCTGCCTGTTTCATGGTAA
- a CDS encoding helical backbone metal receptor has translation MKLHHNMINNTGSNECRCSKCNRLLFKGQVKYIEIQCPKCSLIQTIRKGRSLRLIALNASNVDLYYAVGGELVGRPSTMALSSDLMEKIKDVPSVGETPTPNLDQIIALKPDLVLTTDIHLRQPILTSLEKAGILVYLQRLNNYQQISQTLRFYGELTDHSRQAYQVIHRLDSKLQQVQAKSKNKPSPKVLVVWGSAESFHMALPNSFIGDLLCRLNAKNVVQSVGGGNPLGYAPLSLDIALQTNPDLILLITHSYDTKVSDQIRNELALHPSWRKLKAVQENRVYQLPYCLFAVNPGSRVDEAIDYLSNLLYQ, from the coding sequence ATGAAACTACATCATAACATGATAAATAACACTGGTTCAAATGAATGCCGTTGTTCGAAATGCAACAGGCTGCTATTCAAAGGACAGGTAAAGTATATTGAAATTCAGTGTCCAAAATGCAGTTTAATACAAACAATTAGAAAGGGCAGATCGCTGCGGCTTATCGCTCTTAACGCTTCTAATGTTGATTTATATTATGCCGTTGGCGGGGAATTAGTCGGTCGCCCCAGTACTATGGCTCTGTCATCGGATCTGATGGAAAAAATTAAAGATGTGCCATCTGTTGGCGAGACACCAACTCCCAACCTTGATCAAATTATCGCTTTGAAACCTGACTTAGTTTTGACTACTGATATTCATTTGCGTCAGCCAATCCTCACCTCATTAGAAAAAGCAGGTATTTTAGTATACCTTCAAAGATTGAATAATTACCAGCAGATTAGCCAAACCCTGCGCTTTTATGGTGAATTGACAGATCATTCGCGGCAAGCATATCAAGTGATTCATCGTTTGGACAGCAAATTGCAGCAGGTCCAAGCAAAAAGCAAAAATAAACCCTCTCCAAAAGTCCTCGTTGTCTGGGGATCTGCTGAAAGTTTTCATATGGCGCTGCCAAACAGTTTTATCGGCGATCTTCTCTGCCGCCTCAATGCAAAGAATGTTGTCCAGAGCGTAGGCGGTGGCAATCCCCTGGGATATGCTCCCCTCAGTCTCGATATTGCGCTCCAGACCAATCCAGACCTGATCCTGCTCATTACTCACAGCTATGATACTAAGGTCAGCGACCAAATTCGCAATGAATTGGCACTTCACCCTAGCTGGAGAAAGTTAAAAGCTGTACAGGAAAATCGGGTCTACCAATTGCCATATTGCCTGTTTGCTGTTAACCCCGGCAGCCGGGTGGATGAAGCCATTGACTATCTGTCCAATTTATTATATCAATAA
- a CDS encoding Com family DNA-binding transcriptional regulator has protein sequence MEIKDKDLRYAKPKWPEVRCGQCNRLLFRGIVEDMEIKCSRCGTIQCIGGCKQETRMNVCSR, from the coding sequence ATGGAGATAAAGGATAAAGACTTGCGATATGCGAAACCAAAGTGGCCGGAAGTACGCTGTGGTCAATGTAATCGCTTATTATTTCGTGGAATCGTTGAAGATATGGAGATTAAATGCTCACGATGCGGCACAATTCAGTGTATAGGTGGTTGTAAACAAGAAACCAGAATGAACGTTTGCAGCAGGTAA
- a CDS encoding ABC transporter substrate-binding protein: MNRMTGGIIVLLLAVSGFFLFRGQSEPVVNQLSARYGVTDSAGRQVEIPRQPQRVIVLNASNLELFYAVGGKVVGRPTTEALPQAVKDAVQQVPTVGITPNPNIEQIIALKPDLILGVNMPFHHNLIPVLDKAGIPILLQSLENYQQIIDTLRFYGDLTGKPDQADAQINQIQSRYEEIMNHNKDRVAPTVVVVWGSPESFNMATSRSFSGDLLKRLGAVNIADQGDDGGGQMGYVPLSMEYVAKQNPDMVFLITHSSDEKINEKFRNELTNHPAWRGLKAVKSNQVHQLPYRLFAVNPGTQVGEALTVLAGFLYPEVAKQ, from the coding sequence ATGAATAGAATGACTGGAGGAATAATCGTTTTATTATTGGCTGTCAGTGGTTTTTTCTTGTTTAGAGGGCAGTCAGAACCGGTGGTAAATCAGTTATCAGCCCGGTATGGTGTAACTGACAGTGCTGGCAGACAGGTGGAAATCCCCCGACAGCCCCAGCGGGTGATTGTTTTAAATGCTTCGAATCTGGAACTATTTTATGCAGTCGGCGGGAAAGTAGTTGGACGTCCCACTACAGAGGCTTTGCCACAGGCTGTTAAGGATGCTGTCCAGCAGGTTCCGACTGTTGGCATTACGCCTAATCCTAATATTGAGCAGATTATAGCGCTGAAGCCTGATTTAATTTTAGGAGTTAACATGCCGTTTCATCATAATTTGATTCCAGTATTAGATAAAGCGGGAATTCCCATTCTCCTGCAATCCCTTGAAAACTATCAGCAAATTATCGATACACTGCGTTTTTATGGTGATCTAACAGGAAAACCGGATCAGGCAGACGCACAAATCAACCAGATTCAGTCACGCTACGAAGAGATAATGAATCATAATAAAGATCGTGTGGCTCCTACAGTAGTTGTTGTATGGGGATCGCCGGAAAGCTTTAATATGGCAACATCCCGCAGCTTTAGCGGCGATTTGCTGAAACGTCTGGGAGCGGTTAATATTGCTGATCAGGGAGATGACGGTGGTGGGCAAATGGGCTATGTACCATTAAGCATGGAATATGTTGCAAAGCAAAATCCGGATATGGTTTTTTTGATTACCCATAGTTCTGATGAAAAAATCAATGAGAAGTTTCGCAATGAATTGACTAATCATCCTGCATGGCGGGGGCTAAAGGCCGTCAAATCCAATCAAGTTCATCAGTTGCCCTATCGTTTATTTGCTGTAAATCCTGGTACGCAGGTGGGTGAGGCCTTGACTGTTTTAGCTGGGTTTTTATATCCGGAGGTGGCGAAGCAATGA